AAGACGCGGCTGTAGATCGAGTGCGGAAGCCTTTGCCAGCCTCTTGACCAGGTCTAGGTCCAGCCTTCTTCCGTAACCTTGATACACCACCGTCGAGTCTGCAAATCGGTCGCAAATTACGATCTCGCCCTCTTTGAGTTTTGGTTTTATCAAATCCCTTACGTGCTGTGCCCGGTCAGCACAGAAAAGACATAACTCGGCCATCGGGTCTAAATCCAGGTCTTTTTCCTCAAGCAGCATCCGGCGAATAAGTCTTCCCAATGCGCCCCAGCCCGGCTCTCGGGTGAGCGTTACCCTATACCCTTTTTCTAGGAGAAAATCTCGAAGAAGTTCGGCTTGGGTGGTTTTCCCGCTTCCCTCTACACCCTCAAATGTGATGAACACTGCTCCCTACTCCTTAAAATGATTCGAAGGTTAAAACTTTATTGCCCCGCTGCTGAAATCCTACCATAAGAGTTAACGAGTAGTAAAGGTAAGTTGATACTAATTAAAATCATAGATTCATACCCATTGATTTTCGGAGAGCGATTAATTCTCTCTCTTTAATATATCTCCACCGGCCCATAGGGAGTTTGCCCAGCTTTATCGGCCCCTCTGCAATCCTCTTTAACCTCAGGATCGGGTGGCCAAAATTTGAAAGAAATCTCTTGACTAGATGCTTCCTTCCCTCGTGGAATGTTATCTCCAGGACGCTGTTCTCATTCTCCTGTTTTATTATTCTCACGGAGTCCGGAATTGCACTGCCGTCTTGGAGACGGGTTCCGCTAATCATTTTTTCGAGTGTATCCCTACTGACCGTCCCTCTGACTAGGGCGATATAAATTTTAGGCAGTTTGTATCGGGGATGAAGTATTCTGTTGGCCAGCTCTCCGTCGTTTGTGAGAATCAAAAGCCCTTCGGTATCGTAGTCCAGCCTTCCCACGGGATAAACCCTTTCCGGGATATCCTTGATTAGTTCTTCGATGGTTTTCTTCCCGCCCTCGTCCTTTCCCAGTGCGGTTAGATAAAGACGGGGCTTATTAAGAATCACATACCTTTTTTTCTCTGGTATTACCACCTTACCAAGGACTTCAATTTCGTCTCTTTCCGTATCGACCTCTTGCCCAAGTTGATTTACTACGAGACCATTTATTTTTACCATTCCTTTCCTTATGAGTTCATCCGCCTTCCTTCTCGAGGAAATGCCACACATAGAAAGATATCGATTTAGCCTGACCATCATATTTTGACCTATGCTAAGACTAAGACGGTAATCATGTTAATAAGAGTAGAGAGGCGTTGCAATGCGTCTCTAAAAAGCGGCAATTTGCCGGAGTAAAGCTTATGAGATAACGGCTAAAAGTATGGTTTTTAGGAACGATCCAAAGGTTAATGTAGGGAACGCAGGTACTTCGACGGAGTTTACACTGAGGAGTCGAAGTGCTCAGGACGGATCGTTCCCTCAAAAATAAATTCGGTGATAAAACTGCCAGACAAGTTAGAGGAAATTTTTGATTTCCTACTTACCGGCCGCGGTCTTAACCCTTTCCGCTTCTCTAGCATTAATAGTGGCTAATGTATCCATGGCAATTCCGGTATGGGCGTAACATGCCCCGGCCCCCATGACCATGGCCACGTTTATAGCCTCGGCCATCTTCGCTTTCGATACACCGAAGCTGAGGGCATCTTTCACGCAACCCCTTATGCAGTATGGGCATCTGGTCAGATGGGCACAGGCAAGCCCGATGAGGCCTCTTTTCATCTCCTTGCTGAGCGCCCCGTCGGCGAAAACCTTCTTGTGGAATTCCAAGAACGGCTTTGACAAATTTTCTCCACTGGAGTCCTTGAAGTGATTGATCTCATGGGTGATGTCCTTTTTGAAGAAATGTCCCTCGGTAAGAGGAATGCCGTCTTCAATCGCGTCCACCGCTTCGAAGGCTATGCTGGAGAAGGCGTAGGGGGCGCCCATGGCAAAACGCATCGCCACGTAAATTGCTTCTACAATCTCTTCGTCGGTTGCCCCGTTCTTCTTGGATGTCATTACCCGGCCCCTTATGCAATATGGGCATCTAGTGATATGGGCGCAGGCAACGGCTATGGTCTCCTTCTCTTTTTTGCTTAACGCACCGTCCGCAAAAACGCTGTTATGAAAATCCATCCATGCCTGATTGAGCTCCGGATTGATCTTTTTGAGAAGGCCTATGTCCTGGGATATGTCTTTCTTGAATAGATATTCCGTCATCTTTTAAAACCTCCTATGTGGTATTTTTTTATACACGTCATGGACATATATTGCTTATTATTCTATGCCGCTTCTAATAACTTCAGTACAGACTGGGCTCCTTTGGCCAGGGGGTCGAGTGTCTTATAGGTTTTAACCATCATAATTGCCCCTTCCAGTTGGGAGAGAATCAATCCTGCGGCAAGGGCAGGGTTTAGGTCACTCCTAAAATCACCATTCTCAACCCCCTCTCTTATACAATTTTCTATCGTTCTCTCCCACCTCTCGAAGAAGAGGCCCAGCCTTTTTCTGAATTTTTCGTTTACATCGCTCATCTCTATAGCCAGGTTCCCAAACGGACACCCGGCCCTACACTTAAGACTTTGATGAAAAGCCTTCACCCGCTCGTAGAATTTATGAAGCCTTTTCTTGGGAGAAAGAGAAGCATCTCGGAGAGTCGTGTAGATTACGTTCGATTCAAACTCTTCTATTCTAAGATCCAGGACCTTGAGAGCCAGTTCCTCTTTACTTTTAAAGTGATAATAGAAGTTACTTTTTTTTACTCCACTCCGTTCCAGTATCTCATCCACGGAGGTCCGCTGGTATCCCTTCTTATGGAACAAATCCGAGGCGACTTTTATTATTTTCTCCTTGCTTTTTTTCACTTGTACCAATCTCCCAATTAGTACTGACTAGTTAGTCCTAATTATAGCTAAATTCGCTAAAAGTTGTCAAGGGGGAGCATTCTATGTTTTTGACCCATATAAGTTGGAGGATTTAAGAGAATGATCAATACTCTATGCTGATTAATAATGGTAGCCGAATGATTTAATCGAGCACGTACGGATGTTGTGGAGACAGGCCATCGTCAGTCTCTACTGGACTACATTACTGGTTTTCGCAAATGGCGGATAAAATCGAATCCCTGGAGCTTACATACAGATCAATTAGTCTAAATATATCTTTGGGTCAAACCGTATTCAGCGTTGACAGTCAAAATGCTAAGATGTATTGTGTTTTGAGGACATGAGTGAATATAAATCTTGGTTTCAGTGTATAAATGAGGAGTGCGGGGAAACTTATCAGTTAAACGAGATAATCTATCGCTGTAGGAAATGTGGAAACCTGCTCGAGGTAATGCACGACCTAGGGCCTCTCCGGGAGAAAACGGCCGAGGAATGGAAAGAGCTTTTTGACAACCGCTACCGGCGCCAAATCTGGCCTTACGGAAGCTCGGTCTGGGGGAAGAAGGAATGGGTGTGCCCGTATGTAGAGGATGAGAACGTCGTGTCGATGTACGAGGGGGCAACCAATCTCTTCTGGGCAGAGAGATTCGGAAAGCAGGTCGGTATTGAAGACCTTTGGATTAAGATGTGCGGGAACAGCCACACCGGGTCCTTCAAGGATTTGGGCATGACCGTGCTGGTGTCGGTCGTAAAGCAGATGATTGCGGATGGTGTAGACATTCCGGCAGTTGCCTGCGCCTCTACCGGAGACACGTCGGCTGCACTTGCTGCCTACTGCGCCGCTGCCGGTATAAGGGCTATCGTTTTTCTTCCCAGAAACAAGGTATCGGTCGCTCAACTGGTTCAGCCTATCTCCAACGGCGCCCTGGTGCTATCGCTCGATACCGATTTCGACGGCTGCATGGAAATGGTGCAAAGAATTTGTACAGAGCACGATATATATCTGGCAAATTCGATGAATTCTCTACGTATCGAGGGCCAGAAAACGGTAAGCATAGAGCTATGCCAGCAGTTTGACTGGGAAGTGCCTGACTGGGTGATCATCCCCGGGGGCAATCTGGGGAACGTGTCGGCACTGGGGAAGGGCTTTCTAATAATGTACGAGCTTGGGTTGATTGACAGACTTCCCCGAATAGTGTGCGCTCAAGCCCAGAGGGCAAATCCGCTTTATCTCAGCTATCTGAGGGGCTTTCAGGAGTTTCACCCGGTAAAAGCGGAGAAAACACTGGCCAGTGCCATACAAATAGGAAACCCG
The nucleotide sequence above comes from Thermodesulfobacteriota bacterium. Encoded proteins:
- the thrC gene encoding threonine synthase, which gives rise to MSEYKSWFQCINEECGETYQLNEIIYRCRKCGNLLEVMHDLGPLREKTAEEWKELFDNRYRRQIWPYGSSVWGKKEWVCPYVEDENVVSMYEGATNLFWAERFGKQVGIEDLWIKMCGNSHTGSFKDLGMTVLVSVVKQMIADGVDIPAVACASTGDTSAALAAYCAAAGIRAIVFLPRNKVSVAQLVQPISNGALVLSLDTDFDGCMEMVQRICTEHDIYLANSMNSLRIEGQKTVSIELCQQFDWEVPDWVIIPGGNLGNVSALGKGFLIMYELGLIDRLPRIVCAQAQRANPLYLSYLRGFQEFHPVKAEKTLASAIQIGNPVSVNKAIKILKMFDGIVEQASEEELSNAAALVDRTGTFNCPHTGVAIAVFLKLLERRVFNPTDRVVIISTAHGLKFVEFKIGYHQGTLDDVSSKYANIPVELPPDLSAVKEAIFENIREVA
- a CDS encoding pseudouridine synthase: MMVRLNRYLSMCGISSRRKADELIRKGMVKINGLVVNQLGQEVDTERDEIEVLGKVVIPEKKRYVILNKPRLYLTALGKDEGGKKTIEELIKDIPERVYPVGRLDYDTEGLLILTNDGELANRILHPRYKLPKIYIALVRGTVSRDTLEKMISGTRLQDGSAIPDSVRIIKQENENSVLEITFHEGRKHLVKRFLSNFGHPILRLKRIAEGPIKLGKLPMGRWRYIKERELIALRKSMGMNL
- a CDS encoding carboxymuconolactone decarboxylase family protein, with translation MTEYLFKKDISQDIGLLKKINPELNQAWMDFHNSVFADGALSKKEKETIAVACAHITRCPYCIRGRVMTSKKNGATDEEIVEAIYVAMRFAMGAPYAFSSIAFEAVDAIEDGIPLTEGHFFKKDITHEINHFKDSSGENLSKPFLEFHKKVFADGALSKEMKRGLIGLACAHLTRCPYCIRGCVKDALSFGVSKAKMAEAINVAMVMGAGACYAHTGIAMDTLATINAREAERVKTAAGK
- a CDS encoding TetR/AcrR family transcriptional regulator — protein: MKKSKEKIIKVASDLFHKKGYQRTSVDEILERSGVKKSNFYYHFKSKEELALKVLDLRIEEFESNVIYTTLRDASLSPKKRLHKFYERVKAFHQSLKCRAGCPFGNLAIEMSDVNEKFRKRLGLFFERWERTIENCIREGVENGDFRSDLNPALAAGLILSQLEGAIMMVKTYKTLDPLAKGAQSVLKLLEAA
- the tmk gene encoding dTMP kinase, translated to MFITFEGVEGSGKTTQAELLRDFLLEKGYRVTLTREPGWGALGRLIRRMLLEEKDLDLDPMAELCLFCADRAQHVRDLIKPKLKEGEIVICDRFADSTVVYQGYGRRLDLDLVKRLAKASALDLQPRLTLLFNLPVRLGLSRLEKREGKTKMDLEPLEFHERIRQGYMYIAQKEPDRVKVVNAARDINEIQEEIKGIVVEYLPKRNSVIA